One Candidatus Aquicultor sp. DNA segment encodes these proteins:
- a CDS encoding PLP-dependent aminotransferase family protein, translating into MTDFRFDQWKDLYASRVKHMKSSAVRELLAVTARPDIISFGGGLPDTRMFPMHQIVEATQHVMEREGPAALQYGPSEGHEPLKRHIVALMDELNVDVGIDDLIVTDGAQQALELLAKIFISKGDIIIVEAPSYVGALQAFSGYEPNVIAIPLDDDGMRIDLLTETLEKLSADGKRVKFVYTIPNFQNPAGVTMSEERRHELLALSGQYRFLVIEDDPYGKLRFEGEAQPAMRSMDENVIYLGTFSKIFAPGMRLGWIIAPKAILEKIINAKQAANLCTSSFVQHVTEEYMSSFDWRANTEMLTGVYRERRDAMLRALEEYLPEGAIWTRPSGGLFIWATLPDGLDSGEMLAEAIREAKVAYIPGAACYFKNGPTHSMRLNFSYCTPDVIDEGVKRLGVVAKRQLALYQSLLKGYKPRQK; encoded by the coding sequence ATGACTGATTTTAGATTTGATCAATGGAAGGATCTCTATGCTTCCCGGGTAAAACATATGAAATCGTCGGCGGTTCGTGAACTGTTGGCAGTTACGGCGCGACCGGACATCATCTCGTTTGGCGGCGGCTTGCCGGATACGAGAATGTTCCCCATGCACCAGATTGTCGAGGCGACGCAGCATGTTATGGAGCGCGAGGGCCCGGCGGCACTGCAATACGGCCCCTCGGAAGGGCACGAGCCGCTTAAACGCCATATCGTCGCGCTCATGGACGAGCTCAACGTCGATGTCGGTATCGATGATCTTATCGTCACCGATGGCGCCCAGCAGGCGCTCGAGCTTCTGGCAAAGATCTTCATCAGTAAAGGCGATATCATCATCGTAGAAGCGCCGAGCTATGTCGGAGCGCTGCAGGCGTTCTCCGGTTACGAGCCGAACGTGATCGCAATCCCGCTCGACGATGACGGCATGCGCATCGATCTTTTAACCGAAACGCTTGAGAAATTATCAGCCGACGGCAAGCGGGTAAAGTTCGTCTACACCATTCCCAATTTCCAGAACCCGGCCGGCGTTACGATGAGCGAAGAGCGGCGTCACGAACTCCTTGCGCTCTCCGGACAATATCGCTTCCTGGTAATCGAGGATGACCCGTATGGAAAGCTGCGTTTTGAGGGTGAAGCACAACCGGCAATGCGCTCGATGGATGAGAACGTCATCTATCTCGGCACCTTTTCGAAGATATTTGCCCCGGGCATGCGCCTGGGATGGATTATCGCCCCCAAGGCGATCCTGGAGAAGATTATCAACGCTAAGCAGGCCGCTAATCTATGTACTAGCTCGTTTGTCCAGCACGTGACCGAGGAATATATGAGCTCCTTTGATTGGCGCGCAAACACGGAGATGTTAACCGGCGTATACCGCGAGCGCCGCGATGCGATGTTGCGAGCGCTTGAAGAATACTTACCGGAAGGGGCTATCTGGACGCGTCCAAGCGGCGGGCTCTTTATCTGGGCGACACTTCCCGACGGTCTCGATTCCGGCGAAATGCTCGCGGAGGCGATTCGCGAGGCCAAAGTGGCCTACATTCCGGGGGCCGCTTGTTACTTTAAAAATGGGCCGACGCACAGCATGCGACTTAACTTCTCGTACTGTACACCCGATGTGATAGATGAGGGCGTAAAACGCCTCGGGGTGGTAGCAAAGCGCCAGCTCGCTCTGTACCAGTCGCTGCTTAAGGGTTATAAGCCTCGGCAAAAATAA
- a CDS encoding YtxH domain-containing protein, giving the protein MAEGKGGFGRFMAFIIGGAIGAIGGMLLAPRSGEDTRERIRKQADEMIEEGRERYEEQRGHMSEMAQEQGKVIRGRIEDARGRLLRGVESASDTMKEKISEGADQAQQATSKAEEKTEEIKKEGKGV; this is encoded by the coding sequence ATGGCTGAGGGAAAAGGTGGATTTGGCCGGTTCATGGCTTTTATTATCGGTGGCGCAATCGGCGCAATCGGCGGTATGCTGCTGGCTCCGCGTTCCGGCGAGGATACCAGGGAGCGTATTCGCAAGCAAGCCGATGAAATGATAGAAGAAGGCCGTGAGCGCTATGAAGAGCAGCGCGGTCACATGTCTGAAATGGCGCAAGAGCAAGGTAAAGTCATTCGCGGTCGCATCGAAGACGCGAGGGGTCGTCTTCTGCGCGGCGTCGAATCGGCATCGGATACGATGAAAGAGAAGATCAGCGAGGGTGCAGACCAAGCACAACAGGCCACTTCTAAAGCAGAAGAAAAAACGGAAGAAATAAAGAAAGAGGGCAAGGGCGTCTAA
- a CDS encoding GNAT family N-acetyltransferase, with the protein MRRKIVPATAKTLERSGLECATCTYWELPAGGIGSAGNGNTKEAHMRYIIKEWGGCGKIAYVDGEALAFAQYAPAKFWPGAQRFSAGPVGNDAVLLTCLHVVPYARGRGLGRVLLQSMEASLVKRKVRAVEVFATRREINPPGPLEFYLQNGFYIMRDDPHFPLLRLELKALVGWQVNTQFALDGLKIPATRARPGLAH; encoded by the coding sequence ATGCGCAGAAAAATTGTACCGGCTACCGCAAAAACACTTGAGCGCTCTGGGCTGGAGTGTGCAACCTGTACCTACTGGGAATTACCGGCGGGCGGGATCGGTAGCGCCGGCAACGGCAATACGAAAGAAGCGCATATGCGCTATATTATCAAAGAGTGGGGCGGATGCGGCAAAATCGCCTATGTTGATGGCGAAGCGCTGGCGTTTGCCCAGTACGCGCCCGCTAAGTTTTGGCCTGGGGCGCAACGGTTCTCAGCTGGCCCGGTTGGCAATGATGCGGTTCTGTTGACCTGTCTCCACGTTGTGCCGTATGCGCGCGGGCGAGGTCTCGGCCGGGTTCTTTTGCAATCCATGGAGGCAAGTTTAGTTAAGAGAAAGGTGCGCGCCGTCGAGGTGTTTGCAACCCGAAGAGAGATAAATCCCCCTGGTCCGTTAGAGTTTTACCTGCAAAACGGTTTTTACATCATGCGAGACGACCCTCATTTTCCATTACTGCGGCTTGAGCTTAAAGCGCTCGTTGGGTGGCAGGTTAACACCCAGTTTGCGCTCGACGGGCTCAAGATTCCAGCAACACGGGCACGCCCTGGGCTTGCTCACTAG
- a CDS encoding YihY/virulence factor BrkB family protein, whose amino-acid sequence MGVLKRVYSFLVTVYFKFLQDNGFLLAAGIAFFTFLSIFPLLLALGVVLGYFLENPALRDQILSYVFQSFPALSGVVQSTIESFIRAKGSAGLIALVGLLWAGTGLYGGLAGAINAVYGVKETRNVVIQRLMGLFVFIVIMALLLVSFGATSIASILRDRVLRDFLPPQIVTFTGSFFSYAIGFISTFLLFLVIYRLVPNVKLKVRSVLPGAVVACVAWQLIELVLAFYLKVFASRGYGFVYGSLAAIVISMFWLNISSILLLLGAEINVVYVKQKKGGVKIFEPRKGQR is encoded by the coding sequence GTGGGCGTTTTGAAACGCGTCTACTCGTTTCTGGTAACCGTATATTTTAAGTTTCTCCAAGACAACGGGTTTCTGCTTGCAGCGGGAATCGCGTTTTTTACGTTTCTTTCGATTTTTCCACTCTTGCTTGCACTCGGCGTTGTTCTCGGCTATTTCTTAGAAAATCCCGCACTCCGCGACCAGATATTATCCTATGTGTTTCAGAGCTTTCCCGCACTCAGCGGTGTCGTGCAAAGCACGATCGAGTCATTTATTCGAGCAAAGGGAAGCGCGGGGCTTATCGCTCTGGTCGGCTTGCTCTGGGCGGGCACCGGACTCTACGGCGGCCTTGCCGGGGCGATTAATGCCGTCTACGGGGTAAAAGAAACGCGTAATGTCGTCATCCAACGGCTTATGGGCTTATTCGTATTTATCGTCATCATGGCCTTGCTGCTGGTGTCATTTGGTGCGACCTCCATCGCCTCGATCCTTCGCGACCGGGTGTTACGAGATTTTTTACCACCGCAAATCGTTACATTTACCGGTTCGTTTTTTTCATATGCGATTGGTTTTATCTCAACTTTTCTGCTTTTCCTCGTCATCTACCGGCTTGTGCCTAACGTAAAGCTTAAAGTGCGAAGCGTTTTGCCGGGTGCGGTTGTCGCCTGCGTGGCATGGCAGCTTATCGAACTTGTCCTGGCGTTTTATCTTAAGGTCTTTGCCAGCCGTGGGTATGGTTTTGTGTACGGTAGTTTGGCCGCAATTGTTATCTCGATGTTCTGGCTCAATATCTCGTCGATTCTCTTGCTGCTTGGCGCCGAAATCAATGTCGTCTACGTCAAGCAAAAAAAAGGCGGTGTGAAGATTTTTGAACCGCGAAAAGGACAGCGTTAG
- a CDS encoding transglutaminase domain-containing protein, producing MWTRTRHRRALGTLLLIACAAVTLAGCGNNLDNLRLQARDEIKGIISTNDTQSSERTPPEEIQEPALINGEISQPVAVPTDLGTTQSFDTSLAEQADMITYTASYKVTVGKSQNTLLEKLPWGHKSTATITCLIPKTIAKRQDVLGIQFSVQPKRVFDLGNNRYAEFVVDNPKQDFTIQITSKLKLLRYDLATAQKNPDATPPGNLNKYLKDEKYLEVTGPSIQAAAKRLQGTTELDTIKKIYDFVLADLTYDNAKAQSGDLRAIGAARALTIKTGVCVEYSDLFVALCRAKGIPARCIGGIPTVKNNSTKGHAWAEVYIKGLGWVPFDPTWGETKAATFYELKPTYIYLTDIRNDEAINNSDIYGCEYTGTPIDGDFSIAIDSARTKYLNGILGSINTKKSELAQLKSQLDAQYAQINTAKTELDQLKIQLSQLRGNIEGDITSNPQAYNGLVKNHNELIKTYNQKVADYNKKIAAYESVRKVYEVRLKEENAVIEQYNRLN from the coding sequence GTGTGGACACGCACAAGGCATCGTCGTGCGCTCGGCACCCTCTTGTTGATAGCTTGTGCGGCCGTAACTCTTGCTGGGTGTGGGAATAACCTTGATAACTTACGTCTACAAGCGCGGGACGAGATAAAAGGCATCATTTCGACCAACGACACTCAGAGCAGTGAGCGGACTCCGCCGGAAGAAATCCAAGAACCGGCCCTCATTAACGGCGAGATTTCACAACCCGTAGCAGTGCCTACCGATTTAGGAACGACGCAATCGTTCGATACGTCGCTAGCCGAGCAAGCAGACATGATTACCTATACGGCATCGTATAAAGTAACGGTCGGCAAAAGCCAAAACACCTTGCTGGAGAAGTTGCCTTGGGGGCACAAATCAACGGCAACAATAACCTGCTTGATTCCAAAAACGATCGCAAAGCGACAGGATGTGCTCGGCATACAGTTTTCAGTGCAGCCTAAACGTGTCTTTGACCTGGGCAATAATCGCTATGCAGAGTTTGTGGTTGATAACCCGAAACAGGATTTTACCATCCAGATTACGAGCAAGCTTAAACTACTTCGCTACGACCTTGCAACCGCACAGAAAAACCCGGATGCAACACCGCCTGGAAACCTTAATAAGTACCTCAAGGACGAAAAATACCTCGAGGTAACCGGCCCGTCTATCCAGGCAGCGGCTAAGCGGCTGCAGGGTACAACTGAACTAGATACGATCAAGAAAATTTATGATTTTGTGTTGGCCGATCTCACCTACGATAACGCAAAAGCGCAGAGTGGCGATTTGCGTGCAATCGGGGCTGCTCGTGCGCTAACCATAAAAACGGGTGTGTGCGTAGAGTATTCCGATCTGTTCGTCGCATTATGCCGTGCCAAGGGAATTCCGGCACGCTGCATTGGCGGCATCCCGACGGTGAAAAACAACTCGACTAAGGGTCATGCCTGGGCTGAGGTATACATCAAAGGCTTGGGCTGGGTGCCGTTCGACCCGACATGGGGCGAAACGAAGGCGGCGACGTTCTACGAACTCAAGCCGACGTATATTTATCTCACCGACATACGAAACGATGAGGCGATCAATAACTCCGACATCTACGGATGTGAGTACACCGGCACCCCGATCGATGGCGATTTTTCTATCGCCATCGATTCGGCACGAACGAAATATCTAAACGGCATTCTCGGCAGCATTAACACGAAAAAATCAGAGCTTGCTCAACTAAAGAGCCAGCTCGATGCACAGTATGCGCAAATCAATACGGCAAAAACAGAGCTCGACCAGCTTAAAATCCAGCTCAGCCAGCTGCGAGGCAACATCGAGGGCGATATCACAAGCAACCCGCAAGCATATAATGGCTTAGTTAAAAACCACAACGAGTTGATCAAAACATATAATCAAAAAGTGGCCGATTACAACAAGAAAATTGCCGCGTATGAAAGCGTACGAAAAGTCTACGAGGTGAGGCTCAAAGAAGAAAACGCGGTAATCGAACAGTATAACCGCTTAAACTAG
- a CDS encoding D-alanine--D-alanine ligase — translation MREKIAVLMGGRSLERDISLKSGHRVYEALREKGFAVSKLDVDENLVVNLKSDPVDLVYIALHGKYGEDGTVQELLEIMGIPYTGPGVYASTVSFDKALSKEIFQRKGIPTPDYFTLTAGSFREMGAAGVLDNIVDQLGLPIIVKPAGQGSALGIKIAHTKEQLPGALIGALSYDDKVILEKYITGPEVSVSVVGDEEPQALPVIEISTQKEFFDFDSMYSMGQTEYFIPARLPAELIDRVQQIAIGAHTVLDCRDVSRIDIKVTEDGEPYVLELNTSPGMTETSLLPMAAAAKGIEFADLVEMLVGFALKRTHCV, via the coding sequence GTGAGAGAAAAAATTGCAGTGCTCATGGGGGGTCGCTCGCTCGAGCGCGACATCTCGCTTAAAAGCGGGCATCGAGTATACGAAGCATTGCGCGAGAAAGGCTTTGCGGTCTCGAAACTGGACGTTGACGAAAACCTGGTAGTGAATCTTAAATCCGATCCGGTCGATCTGGTATATATTGCGCTACACGGCAAATATGGCGAGGATGGCACGGTGCAGGAACTCCTCGAGATCATGGGTATTCCTTACACAGGCCCCGGCGTTTATGCAAGCACGGTGAGCTTCGATAAGGCACTCTCAAAAGAGATCTTCCAGCGGAAAGGCATTCCGACGCCCGATTACTTTACGCTCACAGCAGGAAGCTTTCGCGAAATGGGTGCGGCCGGGGTGCTCGATAACATCGTCGACCAGCTTGGCCTACCGATCATCGTTAAACCGGCGGGGCAAGGTTCGGCACTCGGCATAAAAATTGCGCACACTAAGGAGCAGCTACCAGGCGCACTTATCGGAGCGCTCTCTTATGACGATAAAGTTATCTTAGAGAAGTACATTACGGGCCCGGAGGTAAGCGTGAGCGTTGTCGGCGATGAAGAGCCGCAAGCACTTCCCGTCATCGAGATCAGCACACAAAAGGAGTTTTTTGATTTCGATTCCATGTATTCTATGGGCCAGACCGAATATTTTATACCGGCACGATTGCCCGCCGAGCTGATAGATCGCGTTCAGCAGATTGCAATTGGAGCGCACACCGTGCTCGACTGCCGTGATGTTTCAAGAATCGACATAAAGGTAACTGAAGACGGTGAACCTTATGTGCTCGAGCTCAACACCAGCCCGGGCATGACCGAAACCAGCCTCCTGCCGATGGCAGCGGCCGCCAAGGGCATCGAATTTGCCGACCTGGTCGAGATGCTGGTTGGATTCGCTTTGAAACGGACGCACTGCGTTTAA
- a CDS encoding permease — protein MIFIQILRTFYNYTLDILPFFAAAILIAAVALEYFPARTLDTLIKKNEKREVLISVFFGILFPATPASRVPMAALARRGGASWTPVLSFIGAGAGAGTATILMTVLVGWRIALLRLVMALLFALVLSLIITRFVEPRFAAAAMDAEVAPLCSREFCEIAAGELDGEDEPTIGGAWCNIVQLVRITAPWLFLSIAIATLINVLMPSSTVQGLFAGNLSAVKASLVGLPFYLAGGADIPLLLVFLDKGMTLGAAVSFMLAAPLINFPVIITMKRWLGYRKTIAFLAICWVVASLIGSVLVVSGL, from the coding sequence TTGATCTTTATACAAATACTGCGGACATTTTACAATTACACGCTTGATATTCTTCCATTTTTTGCGGCGGCGATTTTGATCGCCGCGGTCGCGCTCGAGTATTTTCCAGCGCGAACGCTCGATACCCTCATCAAGAAAAACGAAAAGCGCGAGGTGCTAATATCGGTCTTCTTCGGCATACTGTTTCCCGCAACGCCGGCGAGCCGGGTGCCGATGGCCGCACTTGCCCGTAGAGGCGGCGCTTCTTGGACGCCCGTTCTCTCATTTATCGGTGCCGGTGCCGGTGCCGGCACCGCAACAATACTTATGACTGTATTAGTGGGGTGGCGCATTGCCCTTCTGCGTCTGGTTATGGCACTGTTGTTTGCACTCGTTCTCTCGCTTATCATTACCCGCTTTGTCGAGCCGCGCTTTGCTGCAGCAGCCATGGACGCCGAAGTTGCACCACTTTGCAGCCGCGAGTTTTGTGAGATTGCAGCCGGTGAACTTGACGGCGAGGATGAACCGACAATAGGCGGGGCATGGTGTAATATCGTACAGCTTGTCCGGATTACTGCGCCCTGGTTATTCTTAAGCATTGCCATCGCAACGCTGATTAATGTCCTTATGCCGTCAAGCACAGTTCAAGGGCTCTTTGCGGGCAACCTATCCGCCGTAAAGGCATCGCTTGTAGGTTTGCCGTTTTACCTGGCGGGTGGCGCCGATATACCGCTGCTGCTTGTGTTTCTCGACAAAGGCATGACATTGGGAGCGGCGGTATCATTTATGCTGGCAGCGCCGCTTATCAATTTTCCGGTGATTATTACGATGAAACGCTGGCTCGGGTATCGCAAAACAATTGCATTTTTGGCGATATGCTGGGTCGTCGCATCATTAATCGGTAGCGTACTCGTTGTATCCGGCCTGTAA
- a CDS encoding S8 family peptidase, giving the protein MQLAARLAETISHMPQDKLIDVIVTLRVLEQDLIKELLWLPAVSIRHVVRMANAVAISIPAGAIEELAHEPWVERIEEDELVYAVLDESGVLIGTPYARENGLSGRGVKIAVLDTGIDMAHPDFAERIVAERDFTLEGFKDNGHGSLVAGVAAGSGFRSSGMYKGVAPEALIIAGKVLKADGIGRMSNCMAAIEWAYELGADIINLSLGTMSPSAGSDALSLMCDIAVDKGIVVCVAAGNDGPNRRTVGSPGAARRALTVGVATTTRLVAEFSSRGPTLDDRLKPELVAPGVDIVSVRAKGTKAGKPVDTYYTSATGSSMATPHVSGLVALLLQAKPISTPQLIREALLHTADDLELDDYAQGAGLVDVEAALRYMELHENPPEPIDQSPPRSALLGMVAGLFDPSMRKKRGRDRPRKPRPVAPEPKSFEEELGL; this is encoded by the coding sequence ATGCAACTAGCGGCTCGACTAGCAGAAACGATTTCACACATGCCGCAGGATAAGCTTATCGACGTCATTGTGACCTTGCGCGTACTCGAGCAGGATCTCATCAAAGAACTTTTATGGTTACCGGCGGTGAGTATACGGCACGTTGTCCGCATGGCAAACGCCGTTGCGATCAGCATTCCTGCGGGCGCCATAGAAGAGCTCGCCCACGAACCGTGGGTTGAGCGCATTGAAGAGGATGAGCTCGTCTACGCGGTACTGGATGAATCCGGTGTGTTAATCGGTACGCCATACGCACGTGAGAACGGTTTATCCGGTCGCGGTGTAAAAATCGCGGTTTTGGACACGGGCATCGATATGGCACATCCCGATTTTGCCGAGCGTATTGTTGCCGAGCGGGATTTTACACTCGAGGGCTTCAAAGATAACGGGCATGGAAGCTTGGTCGCCGGCGTAGCGGCCGGCAGCGGTTTCCGCTCAAGCGGTATGTATAAGGGTGTTGCCCCAGAGGCGCTTATCATCGCAGGTAAAGTGCTTAAAGCCGACGGTATCGGGCGGATGAGTAATTGTATGGCGGCTATCGAGTGGGCGTACGAGCTCGGTGCGGATATTATCAACTTATCGCTTGGCACAATGAGCCCGTCGGCCGGCAGCGATGCGCTTTCTTTGATGTGCGATATTGCGGTCGATAAAGGGATTGTTGTCTGTGTGGCCGCCGGCAATGATGGTCCAAACCGCAGGACTGTCGGAAGCCCCGGCGCCGCCAGGCGGGCATTGACTGTGGGCGTAGCTACGACGACTCGTCTTGTTGCAGAGTTTTCATCACGCGGCCCGACTCTGGACGATCGGCTTAAACCGGAACTCGTAGCGCCCGGTGTCGATATTGTATCGGTACGAGCGAAGGGCACCAAAGCGGGAAAGCCGGTTGATACGTACTATACCTCTGCAACCGGTTCAAGTATGGCAACGCCGCATGTGAGCGGGCTTGTGGCTCTCTTGCTTCAAGCGAAGCCGATCTCAACGCCGCAGCTTATAAGAGAAGCACTTTTACATACTGCAGATGATCTAGAGCTTGATGATTATGCGCAAGGGGCCGGCCTGGTTGACGTAGAAGCGGCTCTTCGCTATATGGAACTCCATGAGAACCCGCCGGAGCCAATTGACCAATCGCCACCTCGTTCGGCATTGCTGGGCATGGTCGCAGGCTTATTTGACCCTTCAATGCGCAAAAAGCGCGGGCGAGATAGGCCCCGCAAGCCGCGTCCGGTCGCGCCGGAGCCGAAATCATTCGAGGAGGAGCTTGGTTTGTAG
- a CDS encoding 5-formyltetrahydrofolate cyclo-ligase has protein sequence MSPKHALRRITRAKRDQLCADERLEKAAAIEQRLFAEPEFGKAGTILFYAAFGSEVPTIAMMNDALMLGKTVVLPITDTATSSLVLRTITDLDHLKPNRYGIPEPVIENTALFDATAVDLVIVPGMVFDEHGGRIGYGGGYYDRFLRQIDPAVPWLSIAFELQIVPRIPSESHDLPVDKIITEERVIGCRDNRIERMRDILGY, from the coding sequence ATGTCGCCGAAGCACGCGTTGCGCCGCATTACAAGAGCCAAGCGCGATCAACTCTGTGCGGACGAACGCCTCGAAAAGGCGGCTGCCATTGAGCAGCGGCTCTTTGCCGAACCGGAATTTGGCAAAGCCGGTACGATTTTGTTTTACGCCGCCTTCGGAAGCGAAGTACCGACTATTGCGATGATGAACGATGCTCTTATGCTCGGCAAAACCGTGGTGCTCCCTATCACGGATACCGCCACCAGTAGCCTGGTATTGCGGACAATCACCGATTTAGACCATCTAAAGCCGAACCGGTATGGTATTCCAGAGCCTGTCATCGAAAACACCGCATTGTTTGATGCGACGGCGGTAGACCTGGTAATCGTTCCCGGCATGGTCTTCGACGAGCATGGCGGGCGCATCGGCTACGGGGGCGGCTACTACGATCGCTTCCTTCGCCAGATCGATCCCGCGGTGCCGTGGCTCTCGATTGCTTTCGAGCTGCAAATCGTGCCCCGCATCCCGTCTGAGAGCCATGACCTACCGGTCGATAAAATTATCACCGAAGAGCGCGTGATCGGCTGCCGTGATAACCGCATCGAGCGCATGCGCGATATCCTGGGGTATTAA
- a CDS encoding metallophosphoesterase, producing the protein MLAFLKKAYISWPLALVLAITASVFVVVVLGHASYDVDGLRLGFTLNPALRGETELAVPPFGELTAATHKTPVQLIITVERIYPNEISQVANNITDSKQLVAKVEMEGKRAFRQFVIRILVLAVLGGILGALILPGWRIWKAVAGMFIGAICIGAMLAGTYYSFNVDAFKQPRYSGALSAAPWVTDEVAKRLGDIKAFRNEVQDIVRNVDGFYAKMDAWQPLQGNAIKVLHVSDIHNNPLAIDLIKHVVRDFNVDFVIDTGDITDFGTPVETKLIQGISKLPVPYVFVSGNHDSTQTIAFMKQIKNVVLAGDTPVTVKGITIMGEPDPHGTLAPYRDRLAKLLATMPKKPLILAVHNPAMAEDLIGTVPVILVGHTHKPELVERNGNVLSNAGTTGAAGLRSFQQDNSLPYTLDLLHIDRTSKRLIAIDSLTMMGTEQEFRLERHLIKGKKVRKAELSTSGRR; encoded by the coding sequence ATGCTTGCTTTCCTAAAAAAAGCCTATATTTCATGGCCGCTTGCTCTTGTTCTCGCGATTACCGCGAGCGTATTTGTTGTGGTAGTGCTCGGGCATGCATCATATGATGTCGATGGGCTGCGGCTTGGATTCACACTCAATCCGGCGCTCCGCGGTGAGACAGAGCTTGCGGTTCCGCCGTTCGGCGAGCTTACGGCGGCAACGCACAAAACGCCGGTGCAGCTGATTATAACCGTCGAGCGTATTTATCCAAACGAAATCAGCCAGGTTGCCAATAATATTACCGACAGCAAGCAGCTCGTCGCCAAGGTTGAAATGGAAGGCAAGCGGGCTTTTAGGCAGTTTGTCATTCGTATTCTGGTGCTCGCGGTGCTCGGCGGCATATTGGGGGCACTCATCTTACCCGGCTGGCGGATATGGAAGGCGGTTGCCGGAATGTTTATCGGGGCAATCTGTATCGGGGCAATGCTGGCGGGCACCTATTACTCATTCAACGTTGATGCGTTTAAACAGCCCCGCTACAGCGGCGCGCTGTCGGCCGCCCCATGGGTGACGGATGAGGTTGCAAAACGCCTCGGGGATATCAAGGCATTTCGAAACGAGGTCCAAGACATCGTGCGCAACGTCGACGGTTTTTATGCAAAAATGGATGCATGGCAGCCGCTTCAAGGTAATGCCATCAAAGTTCTTCATGTATCCGATATTCACAACAATCCGCTTGCAATCGACCTGATCAAGCATGTGGTTCGCGATTTTAACGTCGATTTTGTAATCGACACCGGCGACATCACCGATTTCGGCACACCGGTTGAAACAAAGCTTATTCAGGGTATCTCAAAACTGCCGGTGCCATATGTGTTCGTATCGGGCAATCATGACTCGACGCAAACGATCGCGTTCATGAAACAAATTAAAAACGTAGTGCTGGCAGGCGATACGCCGGTTACTGTTAAGGGAATAACGATCATGGGAGAGCCGGACCCGCACGGTACGCTTGCCCCATACCGGGATAGGCTGGCCAAGCTGCTTGCAACGATGCCTAAAAAGCCGCTCATTTTAGCGGTGCATAACCCGGCGATGGCTGAAGATCTTATCGGAACCGTACCGGTTATTCTTGTGGGGCACACGCATAAACCTGAGCTCGTCGAGCGAAATGGCAATGTTCTCAGCAACGCAGGGACGACAGGGGCGGCGGGGCTGCGCTCGTTTCAGCAAGATAATAGCTTGCCGTATACGCTTGACCTGCTTCATATCGATCGGACAAGTAAACGGCTTATAGCGATAGATAGCTTAACGATGATGGGTACCGAACAAGAATTTCGGCTTGAACGGCATCTAATTAAAGGGAAGAAGGTGCGGAAAGCAGAATTAAGCACAAGTGGGCGAAGGTGA
- a CDS encoding chemotaxis protein CheW codes for MEKIAQLNDTNSAAQVNQFVTFAIGDEEYAVGVLKVQEIIGYQQPTKIPNVPAFVKGVLNLRGSVVPVTDLRLKFNMNEREYDMFTVILILEIQGRTMGAIVDAVSDVIYLSRDEIQLTPDFSSGITVDFISGMGRKDSRLTILLDIDRMLNSTELAALDAA; via the coding sequence GTGGAAAAGATAGCACAGCTAAACGATACCAACTCCGCAGCACAGGTAAACCAATTCGTAACGTTTGCAATCGGGGATGAAGAGTATGCGGTTGGGGTGCTGAAGGTTCAGGAGATCATCGGCTATCAGCAGCCGACCAAGATACCTAACGTTCCGGCCTTCGTGAAGGGCGTCCTAAACCTGAGAGGTTCGGTTGTCCCGGTTACCGATTTGCGCTTGAAGTTCAATATGAATGAGCGCGAGTACGATATGTTTACCGTTATCCTCATTCTAGAGATACAGGGTAGAACAATGGGCGCGATCGTGGACGCCGTCTCGGATGTAATTTATCTAAGCCGGGATGAGATACAGCTAACACCCGATTTCTCATCAGGTATAACGGTCGATTTCATATCCGGTATGGGCCGGAAAGACAGCAGGCTTACCATCCTGCTCGATATCGACCGAATGCTGAACTCGACAGAGCTTGCAGCGCTTGATGCGGCATAA